In one Pseudomonas fitomaticsae genomic region, the following are encoded:
- a CDS encoding FKBP-type peptidyl-prolyl cis-trans isomerase, whose translation MKQHRLAAAVALVSLVLAGCDSQTSVELKTPAQKASYGIGLNMGKSLAQEGMDDLDSKAVAQGIEDAVGKKEQKLKDEELVEAFAALQKRAEERMAKMSEESAAAGKKFLEENGKKAGVTTTASGLQYEVVKKADGPQPKPTDVVTVHYTGKLTNGTVFDSSVERGSPIDLPVSGVIPGWVEGLQLMHVGEKYKLYIPSDLAYGAQSPSPAIPANSVLVFDLELLAIKDPAKEDATAK comes from the coding sequence TAGCCTGGTACTCGCGGGTTGTGATTCGCAGACCAGCGTAGAGCTGAAAACCCCGGCGCAAAAAGCTTCCTACGGTATCGGCCTGAACATGGGCAAGAGCCTTGCTCAGGAAGGCATGGATGATCTGGACTCCAAAGCGGTAGCCCAGGGCATCGAAGATGCCGTCGGCAAGAAAGAACAGAAGCTGAAAGATGAAGAACTGGTCGAAGCCTTCGCTGCGCTGCAAAAGCGTGCTGAAGAACGCATGGCCAAGATGAGCGAAGAGTCGGCAGCCGCCGGCAAGAAATTCCTCGAAGAAAACGGCAAGAAAGCCGGCGTGACCACCACCGCTTCCGGTCTGCAGTACGAAGTGGTCAAGAAAGCGGACGGCCCACAGCCCAAGCCTACCGATGTCGTGACCGTTCACTACACCGGCAAGCTGACCAACGGCACCGTTTTCGACAGCTCCGTCGAGCGCGGCAGCCCGATCGATCTGCCGGTCAGCGGTGTGATCCCGGGTTGGGTCGAAGGCCTGCAACTGATGCACGTTGGCGAGAAGTACAAGCTGTACATCCCTAGCGATCTGGCTTACGGCGCACAATCGCCAAGCCCGGCAATCCCGGCCAACTCGGTTCTGGTTTTCGACCTGGAACTGCTGGCCATCAAGGATCCAGCCAAAGAAGACGCCACCGCCAAGTAA
- a CDS encoding YkvA family protein produces MKAPWNFARFLPLAGRLLARGRLPTLLFAVASKGAAQGNRLGKLKDDLRLLQALCLAYWRGEYRAISAKAIVSVVAGLMYFLSPVDAIPDFIPMFGMLDDIAVLAWLMKTLDDELNAFRLWRQRQAPEKLRVVERLPDTPEQLQLQGPKKS; encoded by the coding sequence ATGAAAGCTCCATGGAATTTCGCCCGGTTCCTGCCATTGGCTGGACGGCTGCTGGCCCGTGGCCGTTTGCCGACACTGTTGTTTGCCGTGGCCAGCAAAGGCGCCGCCCAAGGCAATCGTCTCGGTAAACTGAAGGACGATTTGCGTTTGTTGCAGGCGTTGTGCCTGGCGTACTGGCGCGGCGAATACCGCGCGATCAGCGCCAAGGCGATCGTTTCTGTGGTGGCCGGTCTGATGTACTTCCTCAGTCCGGTGGATGCGATCCCCGATTTCATTCCCATGTTCGGCATGCTCGATGACATCGCCGTCCTCGCCTGGCTGATGAAAACCCTCGACGATGAACTGAATGCTTTCCGCCTGTGGCGTCAGCGCCAGGCGCCGGAAAAGCTCAGAGTGGTCGAGCGCCTGCCCGATACCCCCGAGCAACTTCAGCTTCAGGGCCCGAAAAAGTCCTGA
- a CDS encoding helix-turn-helix domain-containing protein, which produces MDIQIIARDGEPEYAVLPWAQYQALLKAAGINEAPSQPAPAPLAATPDPILPGLDQLRSLREGKGIAIEALARTVGISPSYLAMIESGERLPDAAIRRSLAWELTVPGWREQS; this is translated from the coding sequence ATGGATATTCAGATAATTGCACGCGATGGTGAACCCGAATATGCGGTTCTGCCATGGGCTCAGTATCAGGCTCTACTGAAAGCAGCAGGCATCAACGAAGCACCGTCGCAACCGGCTCCAGCGCCGCTTGCGGCCACCCCGGACCCGATTCTTCCAGGTCTGGATCAGTTACGCAGTTTGCGCGAAGGGAAGGGCATCGCCATCGAGGCGCTGGCCCGCACGGTAGGCATCAGCCCGTCTTACCTGGCCATGATCGAAAGTGGCGAGCGTCTGCCCGACGCCGCGATTCGCCGCAGCCTGGCCTGGGAGTTGACGGTGCCAGGGTGGAGGGAACAATCGTGA
- a CDS encoding SEL1-like repeat protein — protein MFLRLKARASYWLARRLFHWSWFVRQPRGWRWLEGQFARMANLGDVGAQSFYGHILTFRGVGLGAREEGVRLLQLAALAGDGKAAYQVGVISLAGTPSKAPDPSEAARWWTMAAKAGHPLAELKLKELAGRDSSQ, from the coding sequence GTGTTTTTACGACTCAAGGCGCGGGCAAGTTACTGGCTGGCCCGTAGGCTGTTTCACTGGTCGTGGTTCGTCCGTCAGCCTCGCGGCTGGCGCTGGCTCGAAGGACAGTTTGCGCGCATGGCCAATTTGGGCGATGTCGGCGCGCAAAGTTTTTACGGGCACATCCTGACGTTTCGCGGGGTTGGCCTGGGCGCACGTGAGGAAGGTGTTCGGTTGCTGCAACTGGCGGCGCTGGCCGGGGATGGCAAGGCGGCGTATCAAGTCGGTGTCATCAGTCTTGCAGGTACGCCGAGCAAAGCGCCAGATCCTTCGGAGGCCGCTCGCTGGTGGACCATGGCCGCGAAGGCCGGGCACCCCTTGGCCGAACTCAAGTTGAAGGAGCTGGCCGGCCGAGACTCCTCTCAATAA